In one window of Hevea brasiliensis isolate MT/VB/25A 57/8 chromosome 10, ASM3005281v1, whole genome shotgun sequence DNA:
- the LOC110637089 gene encoding probable cinnamyl alcohol dehydrogenase, protein MAEGRKVIGWAARDSSGHLSPHSFNLRKTGEEDVVFKVLYSGVDHTDLHVVRGEIHSPNYPLVPGHEVVGEVVELGKEVKKFKVGDIVGVGCIIWSCGECLSCKSKMEQYCHERILTYNAIDKDGRITQGGFSSAMVVNQRFVVRIPDKLAPEQAAPLLCAGVTAYSPLKQFYLSNKALKAGILGLGGVGHLGVIIAKAMGHHVTVISSSDKKREEALEHLGADAFLVSSNADEMEKAANSLDYILDTVPAGHPLDSYLSLLKVDGKVIIVGAAPTPLQFIASDLITGKRNICGSFVGSIEDTQEILEFWAEKGLTSMIEIVKIDYVNEAFKRMERNDVRYRFVLDVAGSNHG, encoded by the exons ATGGCGGAGGGAAGAAAGGTCATTGGTTGGGCGGCCAGAGATTCATCTGGACATCTTTCACCTCATTCTTTCAATCTCAG GAAAACAGGTGAAGAAGATGTGGTGTTCAAGGTTTTGTATAGTGGAGTAGACCACACTGATCTTCATGTGGTTAGGGGCGAGATTCACTCCCCCAACTACCCTTTAGTCCCAGG gcatgaagttgtgggagaagtTGTAGAATTAGGCAAGGAAGTAAAGAAATTCAAAGTTGGAGACATAGTAGGAGTTGGGTGCATAATTTGGTCTTGTGGGGAATGCTTGTCCTGCAAGTCCAAGATGGAGCAGTATTGCCATGAAAGGATCCTAACTTATAATGCTATAGACAAAGATGGGAGAATTACTCAGGGAGGCTTCTCTTCTGCAATGGTTGTCAATCAGAG GTTTGTGGTTAGGATTCCAGACAAGCTTGCACCAGAGCAAGCAGCCCCACTATTGTGTGCTGGGGTGACAGCTTATAGTCCCTTAAAACAGTTCTATCTATCTAATAAGGCCCTTAAGGCAGGCATTTTGGGTTTAGGTGGAGTTGGTCACTTAGGTGTGATTATTGCAAAGGCAATGGGGCATCATGTGACTGTGATAAGCTCTTCAGACAAGAAAAGAGAGGAAGCTTTGGAGCATTTAGGTGCTGATGCTTTCTTGGTCAGCTCCAATGCAGATGAGATGGAGAAGGCTGCAAACAGTCTTGATTACATTCTTGACACTGTGCCTGCTGGGCATCCTTTGGACTCCTATCTATCACTTCTTAAAGTTGATGGAAAAGTTATAATAGTTGGGGCTGCTCCAACACCACTACAGTTTATTGCTAGCGATTTAATTACAG GGAAGAGAAACATATGCGGGAGCTTCGTTGGAAGCATTGAAGATACACAGGAAATTCTAGAATTTTGGGCAGAAAAAGGTTTGACATCAATGATTGAGATAGTAAAGATAGATTATGTGAATGAGGCATTCAAAAGAATGGAAAGGAATGATGTGAGGTATAGGTTTGTGCTTGATGTGGCTGGAAGCAATCATGGATGA